In Cryptomeria japonica chromosome 5, Sugi_1.0, whole genome shotgun sequence, the genomic window tcattgccaaatctgacaacacctccatcatattcttctagagacaaaaatttttctcggtcaccagtcatgtggtgagaacaaccactatcaataatccactcatcagagttgtcaatgcaagagacaagtgctttcttgtcagacacttcttcctttacatctACACACACTATGTCtttattctcttcatccttagattcttcatcagtaacaccttcatccactgcaacaagacactttcttctatttcctcctttatactctctaaacctctccagtttatccttattgtcatttttagGACAGTTAAcgactatatgtcctatcttattgcaggaaaaacattttaaaggaagcttacctctatattttccggtgccttttggaagtctcttggcaagaagagcttcaaactccatcagaatctcttcatcatacATATCTTTGcattgcctggattcataactgatacttacttcttttccttttctggttggtacaatagatgctctaaaggctgactcagtcttctaaacactgccatcatagctattcaactcatatgcagtcaactttgcaatgatagagtctagggataccttggttttgtcaatagaccttagcttctgaatagcagcaactctgattgcatagaccggtaatagtgatctcaaaaatttactgacaatggtggcatcatcaattgttccaccagtgctcttgatgtctccaaccacagtcttgatccttatgccatattgttgaatggtctcaccttcaaccatcctcatgtcttcaaattttcctctaaggctctcttccttagcttgcttgacatgctcatcactgccataaatagtttccaatgtgtcccatacatccttaggagtgtccttatcttgtacatcaatgaactcaatatcaaacaaactgctaataagggcttccatgacttgcccattttcttgaatctctcttttctaatcattggttagagtgccagtggggattacataggcattctcaacatagctccagtgttgagcacccaaactcttgatatagatcttcattccatccttccatattttgaagttatctctattgaacttaggaccttccctcttcatcattaaagcaagatcttttacctcaagtggttaagcttatatcaccaaggacttggagttgctctaataccaattgacgaataatgatgaacaacaaataccctaactagtactgagaggaggaggggtggggggggtggtgaatcagtgcatacaaaaacttctccacaacttatcaagttaaaacaatgctaactggttgtcttcattattgaacttaaccatggcaataccggttaaacacaataagattTCAGACAACTTAAACcggtaaaattgaatacttcaaatatcattcaacacttgataactacttcacccatatagatatgcatgtggtgtatcagtaataccataaccattagctttgcatggataatcacttaaacaaagaatactcaatcatcacatgaaaaatgcacaactcatgacacacagatttttcacgtggaaacccaaatgggaaaaaccacgacgggtatgaatacccacaagcttgttttgaactcttttgaagctcactttgttaggagcctagtccagttaaagactttacagtaaggttctactaggaaccaatcctgttaagatcacccggttaagggatggctctataccctgttaaaggttgaaaccctgttaaaggttaactcgctagaggatttaaagaactcaatgaacttgagtcacctagttaaaggatttacaacaagcctattaaagctactcggtcaagggattttccttctgttgaaatgattagaagttaacaggtaaagctttgatttgataacaacactacttgctaaggcagatccttttcagctcctctcctctgcaatcacactctggtttggcaagaatctcaacatgcaaacacaaaaacaacatttgccaacaacaacaatatcaaaactcatcgaccttatagacaagaattaggtcggtaacataaaccctaaaccttaagtattttaggtttacaattacaagtggtccaatcctgactgtccaaacactttacatagaataaaacaatcttaaacaaatcacaagtcacTCTGCATAGTCCGATCTTCACCACATCTTGAgaacagtaacccatcacgcgctcttcatacaccgctcaaaaaatcgcacattcttgaggtaggaATTCAATGCATTCGGTCTCCAtgtgcaaaatcctcaaggaaatccttcatgtgcacatagATGAcgtggcatcctgatccttattcttaacattcacaaaacaccatcggttgcactGCATAGATCATaccgaaaaccctaaaactgaacaaagactaccaactagtagtaacacttagtgaaccccgacactgatccactccatcccggttgaccaaaaccgcttccaatcttcataccggtgcataccGGTGTACCTtcttgagcacatattgacatcaatgacaacatactttgtcaccgcttCACAATATGCCAATAATAAGAGTCTTCCCTTTGTCCCCCTTAGGGGCAGAATTAGAAGGGCCATCTATTGCAGAAGGTGATGACCTATTCCTAGGGCATCTCCTTTGTAAAGGGCAATACTCATGACACATTATACATTTGAATGGCAAAGTCTCGTAATCCAACTATTGAATCCAAGACACAGATCCCAAACAAATTTCCACAAAGATTACCTTTATATCTCGAGTTTGCATAGTCAAaccaataggtttcccaagaagTAGAGAAATTGAGTGAAAAATATCGTCCCTCCAAAACTCAAGCGGAAGCCTTGGAAGACAGACCCAAATAGGCACTCTCGAGGGAATCTCTTCAACAAAATTAAagcccacatgccaaggtttgataaagatgCCAACTTGATTAAATAAATACAGACCACCTTCAAAAGCCCTAATTCTATTTGTCATGCATGAGAAAACCACCAAAAATTAATTATTCCCTGTGAACATTATCTCCATGTCCCCTTCAGGGCACCAGCCCATGATTCCAAGACTGGCAAGGAAAGTCAAAGGCCCATAAATTTGCAAATGAAGGCATGATTTCTCCAATACAAAACATCATCCGATATTTGTTTAGGTTCAATAACTAGAATGGGACACTCTTAATATggctccaaacaaccattcaccttatTGATTCTAGAATCCCCTTTCGAAGAAGAAATACCTTCATCATTAAAAAAATTTCATGCAGAGAAGAAGATGGATCTAGAATGTCCAGAGCCATAGAAATCACAAGATTTGAGGAAACACCCCATTCCTCCATCAGGAATAAAATAAACACAACCCAAGAATGAAGGTAAGAGAAGGGAGCACCACTCCCAATTACTCAAAACCCAGGATTGATTAACCCCCACAAGAAAAAGAACACAACTCCAAATAAATCCCTACATAGGAGAAACACTAAATGAAAATCACAATTCGTAGATCAAAGAAGAAAGGAGACACTGAGGCCCCAAAGATCATTGCTACACACCACCACAATAAGAACCCGCACCCCAGACCAATCGATCATCCTTGTGagcaatcacaacaacaaaaaacCCCCCAATGTCGGCCTTGAGACATACACGCAGGCACTGCAGCATGCACACAAGAATAGAAACAATGGTGGCTACAGTTTCCCCTAGTGCGCCCAGACACACAACATACTGAAAGTCTCCATCACCCTAGTATCCTTAGTTTATATTATATCTTAAAGATATTGTAAACAAATATTTCtataaaaaatattcataaaaaatatttttagttaTAGAAGAATATATTATATATTAGAATAATGTATTATGTCTTCTTATAATAAACAATCATATTCTAAGCTAACTTCTAATTCAACCAAATTTTTGTAAAGAAGGACCAACCATTTTATGATTTGTGTTGAAAGAAAGACAAATAAGAATATTAATTTGTAAAGAAATCAAATGATGTATGATTTGGGTCGAAaagaaagttgaaaaaaaaaaaaaaaaaatatatatatatatatatatatatatatatataaattttaaagaaatcaatttttttGGTTTCAATTGAAAAGAAAGGTGAATAGCAATAAATTTATGATATTATcttataaagaaaataatattataaattataataatattttatatttcttataatACACCATCAAATTTTAAGTCtactttcaattgaaataaaatttgtaaaaatattaaCCTTTTTTTATCTAGATTGAAAATATAGCTAAATAACAATTAACATTAATTTATAACCACACACTTcgtttaaaaaatagaaaaaaataattacTTCCTCTATGTGTGTCTGGCATAGTTGTTTTTTAGGATTCTATAACAATTAATCTCTGatctaaaagtgaaaaataataaaattaatccaCAAGTACTTTTCTCTAAATTCAATCACTAATGCAAAGTAAAAAGTTTCAACAATATGAAATGGCGAGTGAAAAAAGCCAGAACTTAAAGCAGGTGAGGAGCGAATTCAGGGCATCAAACCCTAAACATATGCAAAATGATTTTGTTGCCAATTTAGAAACCCAGGATTGGATGAGGATTTCGTGCAGGAGAATCTCCAAACCATTGATTTATCGgaagaattagaagatgatatCGAGGCTTTGAAGAAGCTGGGAATTATCTGTAGGTTCATAGGTGCGATATATGATAGGAAGGCCATTATAAAGTGGATTGAAGATACATGGAAAACCCCACAAATTACCAAATTCCCGCCGAAGGGATTTTTTACTATTGTGTTTGTGACAGAGGAGGAACAACAAAAAGTGTTGCAAGGTGGATTATGGACAAATGATTCAAATCCTTTGTATATTTAGAAATGGCATATGAATTTCAATCCATTGACCACTGAGTCTTATGACAAGCCACTCTGGATTCAGCTCAATAGTCTCCCTATGGAATACTGGATAGAAGAGGCACTGGAGAAAATTGACAGGACATTGGGCACATTGATGGACATAGATGTGGACCTAGCAAATGAAGATTTCTATCTCTATGCAAGGCTTAAGATAGCAACAATTAGAAAAATTCGTGAGGAGATCAGGCTAAGAGTTTTGGGCGTCAATTGGATTCAGACAATCCAAATTGAAGAAGACAAATATTATTGCCTCTGGTGTGGTAGAAGAAATCACTCCACTAACACGTGTAAGATGCCTAATAAAAATGGATGTTTGGATTCCAAAACCCCTCGATTTTGACAAGAAGGAATTGGTTTGTGATCTAGGGAAGGATGGGGAAACAGGGAAGGTTGAGTCCTCATCAAGATTGGCAAATGCTCTTCCCAAGATGGGTTTGAAGGATGGGCCTATTAATTTAGGAGAGAATGTATTGGTGATCGATGGCACCTTGCACAAAGAGAGAATTAAAGATATTACAGATGATCACTCAAAGAAAGATTGGGAAGCTTAGGAGGAGTTTGGTGAGGATGATTTAGGGATAACAAACACCAGAGGTATTAGTCAATCTGCTCTAGACATACTGGGTAAAGGCAAAAATGGTAGAGGCAAATAACCTAACAAACAAAAGCGAGAAGCCAAGGCAACTGAAAAAGGGTTTGTCAATGTGGCTGATTTCTTTAAAATGAAGAGTACCAAGGGAGAGAACAAATCCCTTGGGAAACAATTAAGATCACTACATGGAATGTCAAGGGTCTGGCGGGTCTTGACAAATGCAAGATGGTGAAGCACCATCTCGATAGAATAGCAAGTGACATAATGTTTCTACAAGAAACAAAGTGCAACGAAGAGGCAGGAGAAACATTTgtcaagttttgcaaaggttggaAAGGTGTTTTTCAAGAGGTTGATGGTTCTGTAGGAGGGCTGGGAATCATATGGAAACCTAATTTGGTTGAGGTTACTCCAATTAGAAAGAGGAGAAATTGGATGGCTTGCAGAGTACAAATCAGATTCAGTTCTTTGGATTTTGTTTTATGGAATGTTTATGGTCCTACACCAACAATAGATGAGGCAAAAGTTTGGGATGAACTTAGTCAGGGCATTTGCTCCTACAAAAATGAGAAGTTCATTTTTGTTGGAGATTTCAATGCAATTCTTGATTTGTCAGAAAAAAGCGAAGGTCGTGGTAGGGTTAGCAAAGATATGCTGGATTTTAGGATATTTGTTCAACTGAttggtgttgttgattgtttgtcggCCTCTAGGTGGTAGACGTGGACCAACAGAAGGATGGGTTTTATTAACATAGCATAAAGACTGGATGGATTTCTTTGTGGGCCTCAGTGGGAAATGAACAATATTCCTCTCTCTACATCTACACTTCCTATTGGAGTCTTAGATCATTTTCTGATTCAGTTGGAGTTTAGTTCAAAATGTTGTTGGGGCAATGGTTATTTCAAGTTCCAAAATATGTGGTGGAGAGAGAAATCGCTTCTAAAATCATTGGAGTTGTGGAATGAATGCAGTTTCAATGATACCATTAGCTATTGCTTTGTCAAGAAAATCACTTACATCGAGGACAAGCTTAGAATTTGGAACAGAGAGGTTTTTAAAACTATCTTTGAGGGGAAGGAGGCGGTTGAGAATGCTCTAGCAAAGTTAAATGAAAGAGTTGTCAGTTATGGAATGAATCAGGCTGACTACCTCAGAGAAAAGGATTTGAAAGCTAAGCTATTTGAAGTTCTTGCCATAGAAGAAATTTACTAGAAGGATGAAGCCAAGGAACTTTGGATTCAGGAGGGGGATAATAACACCAAGTATTTTCATGCGCCAGTTAAAGCCAGAAGATCACAAAATCAAATCAatgaaattgttgatgatgatgacacAATCTGCAAAGACAGGGATAGTATTGGTAAAGCAGTGCTGGAAAACTTCAAAAAGATTTTAAATGTTGATGGGAATGGAGATCCTATTTGCAAAGAGGAGTTTCTGGGGACGATCCCAAAAATTGTCAATGATGATGATAACATGATGTTGATGGAGCCCTTTACTAAAGAAGAAATTAGGAATGCTATGCTTGGGTTGCATCCAGACAAGGCACCCGACCTTGATGGATTCCCCACAAGATTTTATCAAAAATGTTGGAGATTCAAAGGGAAATTTATTAAGGAATTGAACAACAATGTCCTTGTTACTATCCCCAAGCAGGCTAGTTGCAAATCATTGGAGGACTTTCGGCTAATCACACTTTGCAATACCATCTACAAAATTTTGACAAAGGTTCTAGCGAATAGGTTAAAGAAAGTAATGAACAAACTTGTATCAATAGAACATAATGGCTTTACTCCAGGCCGAGAGATATCTGATAGCTTCATACTCACTACTAAAACCATTCATTTAATGATTGCAGACAACAAGACTTGCATGGTGATCAAATTAGACATCAGCAAAGCTTATGATAAGTTTTGATGGGAGTACCTGATCAATGTTTTGGAGAGATTTGGATTTGATAAAAATGGATCAAGGTCATTGAGGTATGTATTGAAACACCACACTTCTTTACTGCGGTCAAAGGAGCTATCTTTGGGTTATTTAAAAGTAGCAATGGAATTAGACAAGGCAACCCAATTTTGCCTTTCTTATTTGTATTGATGGATGAGTCCTGAAGTCGATACATTTACAAGCAAAGGAATAATGGAATGTGGAAAGGTATTTCAATTCGTGAGGAATTGAGCTTGGTTACTCATTCATGGTTTTTTTATGACACTACTCTATTTGGAGAAGCCACATTAAGGGAGGTAAACATAATCAAAGCCACTTTGGATATGTATGCTAAGGTTGTTGGTCAacaaatcaacaataggaaaacaCAAATTTTCTTCTTCATCACGAAGAAGATAGTACAAAATTGATTTGCTTGAATCCTAGGGTGGTCGATTGGGTCACTACCATCCAAATATCTGGGTATTCCTATGTTCTCTGGAgcatccaaaatttctttatgggagGAGCTTATTACAAATTGCAGACAAAAGACTAAGGCTTGGAAACACAAATGGTTGTCCTTGCCAAGGAGAATTCTTTTAATCAAAGTTGTTTTGGTTGCCACCCCTATTTATGCTATGTCCTATTTCAAACTCTCCTCCAAAGAATTACAAGCGTTCAAAAGCTTCTTCAAATGATTTATTTGGGAAGGACAAAGGAGGCTAAGAAAATCCCTCTCTTAAATTAGgatattgcatgcataacaaaagACAATGGTGGTGTTGGTCTAAGGAAAATGGAAGGGCAGAATATTGCGATGAGAGATAAATTAGTATGGAGAATGTATAGAGACCCTAAGAAACTTTGGTGTAAAATAATGCAGAAAAAATATCTCGATGGTGATGACCCGACTAGGATCCTTACATTTTCATTCTCTTAAGGTGGCTCAGCAGTTTGGAGATTTATGAAGGACTGCAGGTATGTGATCACGAAGCACTTAACGTGGAAGATTGGAGATGGTAAGAGAGCCAAATTTTGGAGATACTCATGGGATGGACATGAAAGTATTTGCAATTTTTTTGGTGAGAAAGAATGGATTTTTTAGGTTGAGTTGGAATATGGGGAATTAGTGGTTGATTATGCAAAGTAAACTTTACCGAGAAGTGGAATATTTGAATGGATCCCCATACAATGTCGGAACATAGAGGTGGATGTAATGGAGAGACTTAAAGAAGTTTTATCTCATACAAGGATCTTGTTGTGTAGCCAAAGGGATGAAATTATTTGGTGTGCTTCTCGGTCGGGAGAATATAATGCCAGATTAGGTTATAAGTGCAAACTATACAAAGAGAGGTGACAAAGTGGCCTACAAAGTTGTGCTGGAGCAAGATGGTGGCTCCTAGAACTGGAGCCTTTCTGTGGACAGTACTTCATGGTAGAATTCTTACAGGCGAGAGGCTCAAAACATATGGCTTTCCTAGGCCCAACATATGTGTTTTATGCAAAATTGTTAAGGAAACCACTAATCATCTACTATATGAACGACCTTTCATGGGCCACTGTTGGAACTGGCTTTGTAGTGAATTGGATTGGACCTCGGTAAGGGAAGAGTGTTTAGTCAAATTTCTCAATGATGTCTTGCATGGTAGACATCCAGAATGAAAGGAATCAAAGGATCTTTGAAGGGAAAGAGCTAACCATGGAAAAGGTCATTGAGAGGATCAAGCAAGGAATTATAGAGATTGCTAACAAAAAAACTTATGCAAGGAAAATAGAATTTATAAATGAGTGGGACAAGAGGATCTAGGCAAAATGGGAGAGATTAATTCCCCCAAACATCAATGTAACTTCCAAGGCTACATACCATAAGATGCGAGGTGGACTATGCTAATGGAGGGTAGAATCAAACTCAACTTCGACAGTGTTGTGAAAGGAAATCCAGGGGAGGGTGGATACATATGCATATTGAGAGACATATGAGTCCTAAATAGCCTCTCTTTCATTTAGAGCAAAAATTACAATTATAAATTACCATTTGGTGAACAAACGCCAAAacatgaaattgaaaattggaaaattTAGCCAGATTCGAAAACTGGAAACTTTCTGAAAAATTGTCCAAATTCCaacagccataacttttgatctgggAATTGGATTGATCTacagtttgaaccatcaaaaatctCTTTGAGTGAAGAATATGCTAAGAATCTGCTCTACCAATTCCCGCCATTTTTAGGGTCATTCGAAACCGTTTAATACCTCAAAtatgacattttttttttcaatttttcaagaaactaaaattgaaTAACTTTCAACCGTAAATGATTTTAACTTGATTATTTCACCAAAgtacttatttttttaattttcaatcttCCTGCAAAATTCGGGCTCCATTCGCCtttaaataaaaactttctattttgggcaGTTGGCTAGAAAAAACAACTTGTCAATTCTGAAAGTTGGAATCACTTATTTAGCCAAATGGGCATCCataaatgcaaaaacattaaaagaaaactaaataaaaaggaaatatttttgggtgatccAGGATTTCCCTTAC contains:
- the LOC131063048 gene encoding uncharacterized protein LOC131063048, with the translated sequence MVKHHLDRIASDIMFLQETKCNEEAGETFVKFCKGWKGVFQEVDGSVGGLGIIWKPNLVEVTPIRKRRNWMACRVQIRFSSLDFVLWNVYGPTPTIDEAKVWDELSQGICSYKNEKFIFVGDFNAILDLSEKSEGRGRWEMNNIPLSTSTLPIGVLDHFLIQLEFSSKCCWGNGYFKFQNMWWREKSLLKSLELWNECSFNDTISYCFVKKITYIEDKLRIWNREVFKTIFEGKEAVENALAKLNERVVSYGMNQADYLREKDLKAKLFEVLAIEEIY